DNA from Scheffersomyces stipitis CBS 6054 chromosome 1, whole genome shotgun sequence:
acatcatgttcatttctttttcttcttcactgaCGTACTTCAATGATTGCTCTCGTGTAGAATgaccaacttctccaacagTCATAACGTCATACTTCGAAATTATTTTGTCATATAATTCCTTGTGGAATTCGTGGATACGAGGTCCATGTTGATGGAACATTTTACATGGCTGGAATTCCAGTTCAGGGAATGTGATAGGGGCATTTTCAAACGATAAGACTTTGGAGTACATACCAGCAGTGTCAATTCGAAAACCATCAACCCCTCTCTTCAACCAGAACTCTACGGCCGACTTATAGATGGCATCTCTTGTGTCGACATTTTCCCAATTCAAATCTGGCTGTGAGCTAGCAAATAAATGCAAGTAGTACTCTCCCGTGAGCTCGTCATAAGTCCAGGTAGATCCCGAAAAATACGATCCCCAGTTGTTGGGAGGGTGTCTATTACCATCTTTGTCGAACACAGGAGGTTTCCAGATATACCAATCTCTCTTTGGGTTAGTCTTCGACGATCTGGATTCCTTGAACCATGCATGTTCAGACGAAGTGTGGTTAATGACTAAATCTAAGATCAATTTCATGCCTCTCTTGTGTGTTTGTTCAATCAAATTGTCTAAATCTTCAAGAGTACCATACTTGGAATAGACTTTCTCGTAGTCCGAAATGTCGTAGCCCATATCGTCCTGGGGTGACTCGTACATTGGACTGAGCCAGATGACATCCACTCCCAAATCCTTGATGTAATCCAAAGTGGAGATAATGCCAGGAATGTCACCAACGCCATCTCCGTTTGAATCCTTGTAAGAAGCGGGCCAGATCTGGTACACTGTAGCTTCCTTCCACCAGATTCTTTTAGTCATTTTGCGGTATTATAGAGTAGTTGATTCTGA
Protein-coding regions in this window:
- the MAL9 gene encoding alpha-D-glucosidase (maltase) (alpha-amylase) (MALT) (MAZS) (Alpha-glucosidase (Maltase) (Flocculent specific protein 2) (FSP2) Oligo-1,6-glucosidase (Oligosaccharide alpha-1,6-glucosidase) (Sucrase-isomaltase) (Isomaltase) (Dextrin 6-alpha-D-glucanohydrolase)); the protein is MTKRIWWKEATVYQIWPASYKDSNGDGVGDIPGIISTLDYIKDLGVDVIWLSPMYESPQDDMGYDISDYEKVYSKYGTLEDLDNLIEQTHKRGMKLILDLVINHTSSEHAWFKESRSSKTNPKRDWYIWKPPVFDKDGNRHPPNNWGSYFSGSTWTYDELTGEYYLHLFASSQPDLNWENVDTRDAIYKSAVEFWLKRGVDGFRIDTAGMYSKVLSFENAPITFPESEFQPCKMFHQHGPRIHEFHKELYDKIISKYDVMTVGEVGHSTREQSLKYVSEEEKEMNMMFLFDVVEVGTDPSDRFRCKDFNLVEFKKAIQSQGEFIEGTDAWSTVFIENHDQPRSISRFGNDSPEFRVQSGKALALLQATLTGTEFIYQGQEIGMTNLPRSWDISEYLDINSVNYYRHFKEKYGKDADFKEKSNKLMDSINLFARDNARSPVQWTAGKEAGFTTGKPWTRVNDNYKEINVESQVNDKNSLFTFWKNILKIRKEYKDLFIYGSFKILDTENKQVFTFLKTDQNNKSAYVAINFSTEKAPFKKLVDGEFNLLYSNVPKAEAKEGILTPYEARVYLLS